From one Culex quinquefasciatus strain JHB chromosome 3, VPISU_Cqui_1.0_pri_paternal, whole genome shotgun sequence genomic stretch:
- the LOC6049010 gene encoding serine protease SP24D, which produces MKCATILLAVAVATFAPSIAESRRIVGGQFAEEHQFPYQIGLFLDGNFRCGGSIIDSQWILTASHCVLDGVDKIPAKGFKVHVGSANLEQGQLYAVAETFAHEQYGSFQNDIALIKLQQKLEYSEGVQPIELNTVELPVDTPVIISGYGRIGDGQPISEQLKYNTAFVESKEICRSMTGLSGKGLICFKSPADNGACNGDSGGPAAHNDKLVGVANFVLQGCGTQYPDGYAEVAYYVDWINETKQKN; this is translated from the exons ATGAAGTGCGCTACAATCCTCCTGGCTGTGGCCGTGGCCACATTCGCCCCTTCGATCGCCGAGTCTCGCCGCATCGTCGGTGGCCAGTTCGCCGAGGAGCACCAGTTCCCGTACCAGATTGGGCTGTTTCTGGATGGCAACTTCCGGTGCGGTGGCTCCATCATCGATTCCCAGTGGATTCTGACCGCGTCCCACTGCGTGCTGGACGGCGTTGATAA AATCCCGGCCAAGGGTTTCAAGGTGCACGTTGGTTCGGCCAACCTCGAGCAGGGTCAGCTGTACGCCGTGGCCGAAACGTTCGCCCACGAGCAGTACGGAAGCTTCCAGAACGATATCGCCCTGATCAAGCTGCAGCAGAAGCTCGAGTACAGCGAAGGCGTTCAACCGATCGAGCTGAACACGGTGGAATTGCCGGTGGACACTCCGGTCATCATCTCCGGCTACGGGCGCATTGGAGACGGCCAACCGATCTCGGAACAGCTCAAGTACAACACGGCGTTCGTCGAGTCGAAGGAAATTTGTCGCAGCATGACGGGACTTTCTGGGAAGGGATTGATCTGTTTCAAATCTCCGGCTGATAATGGTGCCTGTAACGGAGATTCCGGTGGTCCGGCGGCCCACAACGATAAGCTTGTCGGGGTGGCCAACTTTGTGCTGCAGGGATGTGGAACTCAGTATCCGGATGGGTACGCCGAGGTGGCGTACTACGTGGACTGGATCAACGAAACTAAGCAGAAGAACtag
- the LOC6049009 gene encoding serine protease SP24D yields MKKFAIVCLFLGTLVGPSFARRIFGGQFAEDRQFPYQVALFHNGHFDCGGSIIDNRWILTAAHCVLELNGSVAANLSVLVGSQHLVEGGRRFEPEAIFAHESYGDFQNDIALIKLGESIEYDELSQPIALYEGDDLPKDSVVVISGHGRTEDRDFSELLKFNRMLVDTQESCGKDREGLICFNEKVGNGACHGDSGGPAVFEGRQVGVANFVQGSCGTKYADGYAKVTYYREWIDRTMRN; encoded by the exons ATGAAGAAGTTCGCGATCGTTTGCCTCTTCCTAGGAACCCTTGTTGGTCCCAGTTTCGCTCGTCGGATCTTTGGAGGCCAGTTCGCAGAGGATCGCCAATTTCCCTACCAGGTAGCGCTCTTCCACAACGGACACTTTGACTGCGGGGGATCGATCATCGACAACCGGTGGATCTTGACGGCGGCGCACTGCGTTCTGGAACTGAATGGATC GGTTGCCGCGAACCTCTCCGTCCTTGTAGGTTCCCAGCACCTGGTTGAGGGTGGCCGCCGCTTCGAGCCGGAAGCGATCTTCGCGCACGAATCGTACGGGGACTTCCAGAACGACATCGCGCTGATCAAGCTGGGCGAGTCGATCGAGTACGACGAGCTGAGCCAACCGATCGCGCTGTACGAGGGCGATGATCTGCCCAAGGACTCCGTGGTGGTCATTTCCGGGCACGGTCGTACCGAGGATCGTGACTTCTCCGAGCTGCTCAAGTTCAACCGGATGTTGGTGGACACGCAGGAGTCTTGCGGGAAGGACCGGGAGGGGCTGATCTGCTTCAACGAAAAGGTTGGGAACGGAGCTTGCCACGGGGATTCCGGTGGTCCGGCGGTGTTCGAGGGACGCCAGGTTGGGGTGGCCAATTTTGTGCAGGGATCCTGTGGAACGAAGTATGCCGATGGATATGCCAAGGTAACGTACTATCGGGAGTGGATCGATAGGACGATGAGAAATTAG
- the LOC6049008 gene encoding uncharacterized protein LOC6049008 isoform X2: MIKEIIPKVGKRAKFVQKYEEYKENLTERPAFGELQLDEKDRSSPATTKKPSNINWPRIERVCGTVPIYLKNLLKMCGYEQESSLRSLNDDDFVDMERFAREELIHLVPLTQFYFHIFCNDPAREFRLVPGHRKLLLQMSAYLNYTTAANELQRMDPMINNNNNGSVVNHNNGGSNHHISSSRMEQRPVAVERMERMERVERPPVAVAPERTVADMSLVRELREQRALMQQLQLQQHQQQQELANQMPEMLQEHIPDIKTISVKNPPFAFEQATVYPPLSDEARVKKIQNIIIKLIEMWSDKQPIKLQLTEEMINVTYELNGYNAFIKCPMCAVQIKVSKLPTKKGDRFVISNFSKHVIKMHFSQQQQQQLSQSQQQQLNDSSSRSSLDNSAFYGGENSDSNNYPFDEFQIKRARLEDEEDEEGEVLPQMLHPYVSIKDEVIDLDA; this comes from the coding sequence GACCGTTCCTCACCCGCCACAACCAAAAAACCCTCCAACATCAACTGGCCCCGCATCGAGCGCGTCTGCGGCACCGTGCCGATCTACCTCAAGAACCTGCTCAAGATGTGCGGCTACGAGCAGGAGAGCAGCCTGCGCAGCCTCAACGACGACGACTTTGTGGACATGGAGCGGTTCGCGCGCGAGGAGCTGATCCACCTGGTGCCGCTGACGCAGTTTTACTTTCACATCTTCTGCAACGATCCGGCGCGCGAGTTCCGGCTGGTGCCCGGCCACCGGAAATTGCTGCTGCAGATGAGTGCCTACCTGAACTACACGACGGCAGCGAACGAGCTGCAGCGGATGGATCCGAtgattaacaacaacaacaatgggaGTGTGGTGAATCATAACAACGGGGGAAGCAATCACCACATTAGCAGTAGTCGGATGGAACAACGGCCGGTGGCCGTGGAGCGGATGGAGCGAATGGAACGGGTTGAGAGGCCACCGGTGGCCGTTGCGCCTGAGAGGACTGTGGCGGACATGAGTTTGGTACGGGAGTTGAGGGAGCAGCGAGCGTTGATGCAGCAACTTCAGCttcagcagcaccagcagcagcaggaattGGCGAACCAGATGCCGGAAATGCTCCAGGAGCACATTCCGGACATCAAGACGATATCGGTGAAGAACCCGCCGTTTGCGTTTGAACAGGCCACGGTCTATCCACCGTTGAGTGACGAAGCCCGCGTCAAGAAGATCCAGAACATCATCATCAAGCTGATCGAGATGTGGAGCGACAAACAACCGATCAAGCTGCAGCTCACCGAGGAGATGATCAACGTCACGTACGAACTGAACGGGTACAACGCCTTCATCAAGTGCCCGATGTGTGCCGTCCAGATCAAGGTGTCCAAACTGCCCACCAAGAAGGGCGACCGCTTCGTGATCTCCAACTTTTCCAAGCACGTCATCAAGATGCACTTctcccagcagcagcaacagcaactctCCCAATCCCAGCAGCAACAGCTCAACGACAGCAGCAGCCGGTCCAGCCTGGACAATTCCGCCTTTTACGGAGGAGAGAACTCCGACTCGAACAACTACCCCTTCGACGAGTTCCAGATCAAGCGGGCCCGGCTCGAGGATGAAGAGGACGAAGAGGGGGAAGTTCTGCCCCAGATGCTGCATCCCTACGTTAGCATAAAGGACGAAGTGATCGACCTGGACGCGTAG